One Pullulanibacillus sp. KACC 23026 DNA segment encodes these proteins:
- a CDS encoding sensor histidine kinase: MKGKRLVNIQWRFIRYSIWMCAVCTLLTIGILMSLGHLSFKDFWEEKLYGLPMVIWLLFEFLCLGFIFGYTYGNLLKKRLEQLVSAILYFERGTFSYRVPDLGEDEVGQVGGHLNQMAGKIEAQVAALQKLSSEKASWNTEMKRHAVNEERQRLARELHDAVSQHLFAISMLSSAVRETLRRDVDASEKQIETIEKLAGMAQNEMRALLLHLRPAHLEGKPLKQGIEELLKEFAAKQMISIKWEVEDVRGLPKGVEDHLFRIVQEGLSNILRHAKASSVQLRLNRVNQQLYLKIIDDGVGFRPENRKASSYGLSSIEERVTEIGGVFEIVSLPGKGTQIEVKVPIIEGIGEEDGT, translated from the coding sequence ATGAAGGGAAAACGATTAGTTAATATACAATGGCGATTTATACGTTATTCGATTTGGATGTGTGCCGTTTGTACCCTATTAACAATCGGAATCCTTATGAGCCTTGGACATCTCTCCTTCAAGGATTTTTGGGAGGAGAAACTGTATGGTCTGCCAATGGTTATTTGGCTTCTCTTTGAGTTTCTATGTCTTGGGTTCATCTTTGGCTACACTTATGGGAATCTCTTAAAGAAGCGATTGGAACAGCTCGTTTCCGCGATTCTTTATTTTGAAAGAGGCACATTTTCCTATCGAGTCCCTGACTTAGGAGAAGATGAGGTCGGCCAAGTTGGGGGACATTTGAACCAAATGGCGGGTAAAATTGAAGCGCAAGTAGCAGCCTTGCAGAAACTCTCCTCGGAGAAGGCCTCCTGGAATACCGAAATGAAGCGACATGCGGTGAATGAGGAGCGTCAACGATTAGCAAGGGAACTTCATGATGCGGTCAGTCAGCATCTGTTTGCGATCTCGATGCTGTCCTCGGCCGTCCGTGAGACGCTTAGGAGAGATGTGGATGCAAGTGAGAAGCAAATTGAGACCATCGAAAAATTGGCGGGAATGGCACAAAATGAGATGCGGGCTTTATTGCTTCATTTAAGACCTGCTCATTTGGAAGGAAAGCCTTTAAAGCAAGGCATTGAGGAATTGCTTAAGGAATTTGCGGCTAAGCAGATGATTTCGATTAAGTGGGAAGTGGAGGATGTAAGGGGCTTGCCCAAAGGGGTAGAAGATCACCTGTTCCGAATTGTTCAGGAAGGCTTATCAAATATATTGCGTCATGCGAAGGCTTCCTCTGTTCAACTTCGACTTAACCGTGTCAATCAGCAGCTTTATTTAAAAATAATTGATGATGGTGTGGGATTTCGGCCGGAGAATCGAAAGGCCTCTTCCTATGGACTTAGTTCGATTGAAGAGCGGGTAACGGAAATTGGCGGGGTCTTCGAAATCGTTTCGCTCCCTGGTAAAGGGACACAAATAGAAGTGAAGGTACCCATTATTGAAGGAATTGGCGAGGAGGATGGAACGTGA
- a CDS encoding thioredoxin family protein, with amino-acid sequence MTSIQAWLGKGLTPQGFIDWMSKNQETFKDNYGKVTFNEADEAFFNTFNRDGVRCAIIASDWCGDVVRNVPVVFQFMEQAGIPTEVFILEENDELIQPFLLYGGKSIPVVLLTNEKGEVIYRWGPRPAYVQQPMADFKALNLDRESDEYKEKVKDVYAEMMKRYGEGTGYYRYIIDEFKDVLGNL; translated from the coding sequence ATGACAAGTATACAAGCATGGCTTGGAAAAGGTCTTACCCCACAAGGCTTTATCGATTGGATGTCTAAAAATCAGGAGACGTTCAAAGACAATTATGGAAAAGTAACCTTTAATGAAGCGGATGAGGCTTTTTTTAACACCTTTAATAGAGATGGGGTTCGCTGCGCCATCATTGCGTCTGATTGGTGCGGAGATGTGGTGAGAAATGTGCCTGTTGTCTTTCAGTTTATGGAACAAGCCGGGATTCCGACTGAAGTTTTTATTTTAGAAGAAAATGATGAGCTCATTCAACCTTTTCTATTATATGGAGGGAAGTCTATACCGGTTGTACTCCTCACTAATGAGAAAGGAGAGGTCATTTATCGGTGGGGACCCCGCCCTGCTTACGTCCAGCAGCCAATGGCGGACTTCAAAGCTCTGAATTTAGATAGGGAATCGGATGAGTATAAGGAAAAAGTGAAGGACGTATACGCTGAAATGATGAAACGGTATGGTGAGGGAACGGGATATTACCGTTATATCATCGATGAGTTCAAAGATGTGCTGGGCAACTTATAA
- the liaF gene encoding cell wall-active antibiotics response protein LiaF, which translates to MGQHQIMGILVIFIGVAILLNIIGLASLLLGPLILLAIALFFIKRKHPIIGIIVAVIGASVFIKHVLHFNIISLAISLVFVYAGIKLLIGQGKERRRKPSSKTQKENLDLHFDEEESDQSDEELDKTKKEKNKKSRKSEKDAQYDAIGSTVRSSFIGDYHLMGRQFELEDLTIRNGIGDVKIDLTKAIIPEGETVIVVQAWIGDVDIFVPYDLDLSVSASVTIGDLNILSEKQGGFGRQVTIKTKDYESSSRRVRLILSLLIGDIDVRVL; encoded by the coding sequence ATGGGTCAGCACCAGATTATGGGCATCCTAGTTATTTTCATTGGCGTTGCCATTCTGTTAAATATTATCGGTCTCGCTTCTCTTTTGCTCGGACCGCTTATTTTATTAGCTATTGCTTTATTTTTTATCAAAAGAAAACACCCTATCATCGGGATTATAGTAGCTGTTATTGGGGCGTCGGTTTTTATTAAGCATGTGCTCCATTTTAATATAATAAGCCTTGCCATTTCTCTCGTTTTTGTTTACGCAGGGATTAAGCTTTTGATAGGGCAAGGAAAGGAACGCCGAAGAAAGCCATCGTCTAAAACTCAAAAAGAGAACCTCGACCTTCATTTTGATGAAGAGGAGTCGGACCAGAGCGATGAGGAACTAGACAAGACTAAGAAGGAAAAGAATAAAAAGAGCAGGAAGTCAGAAAAGGACGCCCAGTATGACGCAATCGGGTCCACTGTCCGAAGCTCGTTTATTGGTGATTATCATCTCATGGGCCGTCAGTTCGAACTTGAGGACCTAACGATTCGTAACGGTATCGGTGATGTGAAAATAGATCTGACCAAAGCGATCATACCAGAAGGGGAAACGGTGATCGTTGTTCAGGCTTGGATTGGTGATGTGGATATTTTCGTGCCATATGATCTCGATTTATCTGTCAGCGCTTCGGTTACGATTGGTGACCTTAACATTTTATCTGAGAAGCAAGGCGGCTTTGGCAGACAGGTCACAATAAAAACGAAAGACTACGAGTCATCCTCTCGTCGTGTTCGTTTAATCTTGTCCTTACTTATTGGGGATATTGATGTGAGGGTTCTCTAA
- a CDS encoding response regulator transcription factor translates to MIRVLLVDDHEMVRLGLSAYLASQPDIEVVGEASSGDEGVRLALQHKPDVITMDLVMDGMNGIEATRLITEKMKDAKIIVLTSFIDDDKVYPVLEAGALSYLLKTSKAQEIADAIRQAAKGEPVLATKVTGKMLNRFRNAGPKLHDSLTERELEILKLIATGQSNQELADTLFITVKTVKSHLTNIFSKLEVEDRTQAAIYAHRNGLVE, encoded by the coding sequence GTGATTCGTGTCTTACTAGTGGATGATCATGAGATGGTGCGCCTTGGGCTTTCTGCTTATCTAGCCTCGCAGCCGGATATTGAGGTTGTTGGGGAAGCCTCAAGCGGGGATGAAGGGGTTCGGTTGGCATTGCAACATAAACCGGACGTTATTACGATGGACCTTGTCATGGACGGAATGAACGGAATTGAAGCAACCCGTCTAATTACGGAGAAGATGAAGGATGCGAAGATTATTGTCCTGACGAGCTTTATTGATGATGACAAAGTCTATCCAGTACTTGAGGCAGGGGCGCTGAGCTACTTACTGAAAACATCAAAGGCCCAGGAAATTGCCGATGCGATTCGTCAAGCTGCAAAAGGGGAGCCTGTACTCGCAACAAAAGTAACAGGGAAAATGCTCAATCGGTTTCGGAACGCTGGACCAAAGCTTCACGATTCTTTGACTGAACGGGAGCTAGAAATTTTAAAACTTATTGCGACCGGCCAGTCCAATCAAGAACTAGCAGACACCCTTTTTATAACGGTCAAAACGGTTAAGAGCCACTTGACCAATATTTTTAGCAAGCTAGAAGTCGAGGACCGAACGCAGGCAGCGATCTATGCCCATCGCAATGGTCTGGTGGAATAG
- the mutM gene encoding DNA-formamidopyrimidine glycosylase — translation MPELPEMEHYKRVLVPRFAGKTLTHVRVEREKSVNLPIENFISKTVGQSIQQIRRRAKYLAFSLSNGKILLLHLMLGGKLYFGKEADSPNHTKQIMLYAGEEALFFIGLRLGYLHLLTEEELAAEWSNLGPEPLSDTFTVAVFMKRLKAKRGKLKALLVDQSFVAGIGNRYSDEICFEAALHPGRTAQSLSDQEIESLFSAMRGVLLRAIDQGGYIDLPIYLGDQITGGAEEQMKVHRRAGEACIRCGYIIVEEKIASKKTSFCPNCQH, via the coding sequence ATGCCGGAATTACCTGAAATGGAACATTACAAAAGGGTACTCGTCCCAAGGTTCGCGGGTAAAACACTGACTCATGTCAGGGTTGAACGTGAAAAATCGGTCAATCTTCCTATAGAAAATTTTATAAGCAAAACAGTTGGTCAGTCAATTCAACAGATTAGGCGCAGAGCGAAATACCTTGCCTTCTCTCTTTCAAACGGAAAAATCCTCCTCCTGCATTTGATGCTCGGCGGTAAGCTGTATTTTGGCAAAGAGGCGGACAGCCCTAATCATACAAAACAGATAATGCTTTATGCCGGAGAAGAAGCCTTGTTTTTTATCGGACTTCGATTAGGCTATCTCCATCTGCTCACAGAAGAAGAACTTGCTGCAGAGTGGTCGAACCTTGGACCTGAGCCCTTGTCTGACACTTTTACAGTGGCTGTTTTTATGAAACGGCTTAAGGCAAAGCGAGGGAAGCTTAAAGCCCTGCTTGTCGATCAAAGCTTTGTAGCGGGAATCGGCAATCGTTATTCAGACGAAATTTGTTTCGAGGCAGCCCTTCATCCTGGTCGAACGGCTCAATCATTGTCCGATCAAGAAATAGAAAGTCTCTTTTCAGCTATGAGAGGTGTTCTCTTAAGGGCAATCGATCAAGGGGGCTATATCGATCTCCCCATTTATTTAGGGGACCAAATAACAGGAGGGGCAGAGGAGCAGATGAAGGTCCATCGTCGCGCTGGGGAGGCTTGTATTCGCTGCGGTTATATAATAGTTGAAGAGAAAATCGCCTCTAAGAAGACCTCATTTTGTCCAAACTGTCAGCATTAA
- a CDS encoding magnesium transporter CorA family protein, whose product MLEIYSTTDTGLLEKREEMSKGCWVNMVQPTEEEIVRVSETLDIEVDFIRDALDDEERSRIDREDHHVQIIVDFPYITHDDAGFPIYETIPMGMVVTEDYFVTVSLRETPIIDDFKQRKVRSFFTYKKTRFALQILYAICTYYLKYLKQINKKTNEIENELHQSMKNKELYAFLALEKSLVYFTTSLKSNKIVLEKILRGHYLKMYEEDKELLEDVIIENTQGIEMADTYSSILSGMMDAFASVISNNLNIVMKFLTSITIILSLPTMVASFYGMNVDAIPFQHSAHAFWITILISAVLSSSVALVFWKKKYF is encoded by the coding sequence ATGCTCGAAATTTATTCAACAACGGATACAGGACTGCTGGAGAAACGTGAGGAAATGTCAAAAGGTTGCTGGGTCAACATGGTTCAGCCGACTGAAGAGGAAATTGTGCGTGTTTCAGAAACATTGGACATAGAAGTGGATTTTATTCGGGATGCGCTGGATGATGAAGAGCGCTCGAGAATTGATAGAGAAGATCATCATGTTCAAATTATTGTTGACTTCCCTTATATCACCCATGATGATGCCGGATTCCCGATCTATGAAACGATTCCGATGGGAATGGTCGTCACAGAGGATTATTTTGTCACCGTGTCTTTGCGTGAAACGCCTATTATAGATGATTTTAAACAGCGCAAGGTTCGTTCCTTTTTCACGTATAAGAAAACACGGTTTGCCTTGCAAATTTTATATGCGATCTGCACTTATTATTTAAAATATTTAAAGCAAATTAACAAGAAAACAAATGAGATTGAAAATGAATTGCATCAATCGATGAAGAATAAAGAGTTGTATGCCTTCTTGGCACTGGAAAAGAGCTTGGTTTATTTTACCACCTCTTTAAAATCAAACAAGATTGTTCTAGAGAAAATCTTGCGGGGCCATTACTTGAAGATGTATGAAGAGGATAAAGAACTGCTTGAGGATGTCATCATTGAGAACACACAAGGAATTGAAATGGCAGACACTTACAGCTCCATTTTAAGCGGCATGATGGATGCCTTTGCATCGGTTATTTCCAACAATCTCAACATTGTGATGAAGTTCCTAACTTCGATCACCATTATTTTATCCTTGCCGACAATGGTTGCCAGTTTCTATGGAATGAATGTTGATGCGATTCCCTTCCAACATTCCGCCCATGCATTTTGGATCACCATTTTAATATCGGCTGTTTTATCTTCAAGCGTTGCACTTGTTTTTTGGAAAAAGAAATATTTTTAA
- a CDS encoding Nramp family divalent metal transporter: protein MSDQLYTAERRKGFDQSKKKSETLDSVLAKGKGLKRLLPFIGPAFIASVAYIDPGNFATNIQAGSQYGYMLLWVILLSNIMAIVIQSLSAKLGIATGQNLPEVSRDHFPFWASVLLWIQGELMIMATDLAEFIGAALGLTLLFGIPMLPSALITAVASFIILELQRKGVRLLEAVIACMVFVVVIAFSVQVIFAQPALQPLVAGLTIPHFQGVNSILLAAGILGATVMPHAIYLHSALTQKRIVGNNEEQRIKIFKFEFIDILIAMLIAGVINGAMLIVASALFHSHGLVIEDLDVAFKQFGHLMGPIAAILFAVGLLSAGLSSSSVGTLSGDVIMQGYIRKRIPVYLRRFITMIPPLLIIILGVNPTHALVLSQVVLSFGIAFALIPLIVFTSRKSLMGQLVNRKATTLAAWLIAFIIIALNLFLLYQTIFGS, encoded by the coding sequence ATGAGTGACCAACTGTATACTGCAGAGCGGAGAAAAGGATTTGATCAATCTAAGAAAAAATCCGAAACTCTAGACTCTGTCCTTGCTAAAGGAAAAGGACTGAAACGCCTTCTCCCTTTCATTGGTCCCGCATTCATCGCTTCCGTTGCCTATATAGATCCTGGAAACTTTGCTACCAATATCCAAGCCGGCTCACAATACGGCTATATGCTTTTATGGGTCATTCTATTATCAAATATCATGGCCATCGTCATTCAGTCCTTATCCGCTAAGCTCGGAATTGCCACTGGACAAAATTTACCTGAGGTTTCACGAGATCATTTTCCGTTTTGGGCGTCTGTCCTGCTTTGGATTCAAGGCGAACTGATGATCATGGCCACCGATCTTGCCGAATTTATTGGGGCGGCCCTTGGCCTGACTCTTTTATTTGGAATTCCAATGCTGCCTTCCGCTCTTATAACCGCTGTCGCTTCCTTTATCATTCTTGAACTGCAGCGAAAAGGGGTTCGTTTGTTAGAAGCGGTCATTGCCTGTATGGTCTTTGTCGTCGTCATTGCTTTCAGTGTGCAAGTGATCTTTGCACAGCCGGCTCTTCAGCCGCTTGTAGCCGGTTTGACCATCCCTCATTTTCAGGGTGTGAACAGCATTCTTCTCGCTGCGGGTATTCTCGGCGCAACCGTCATGCCCCATGCGATCTATTTGCACTCGGCACTTACACAAAAGCGGATTGTCGGAAACAATGAAGAACAGCGCATCAAAATCTTTAAGTTTGAGTTCATTGATATTTTAATCGCCATGTTGATAGCTGGAGTGATTAACGGAGCCATGCTCATCGTCGCCAGTGCTTTATTTCACTCACACGGCCTGGTCATTGAAGATCTAGACGTCGCCTTCAAGCAGTTCGGACACTTGATGGGACCTATAGCTGCCATTTTGTTTGCGGTCGGCCTTCTATCAGCAGGACTTTCAAGCTCATCAGTCGGCACCTTATCGGGTGATGTGATCATGCAAGGCTATATACGCAAAAGAATTCCTGTCTACTTGCGACGTTTTATTACCATGATCCCCCCGCTCTTAATTATTATTTTGGGGGTTAATCCAACGCATGCTCTTGTTTTAAGTCAAGTTGTTCTTTCCTTTGGGATTGCCTTTGCCTTAATCCCACTGATTGTCTTTACTAGCCGGAAATCACTGATGGGTCAGCTGGTCAACCGAAAAGCGACCACCCTTGCCGCATGGCTGATTGCTTTTATCATAATTGCTTTAAATCTTTTTCTCCTTTATCAAACCATTTTCGGTTCATAA